One segment of Arvicanthis niloticus isolate mArvNil1 chromosome 5, mArvNil1.pat.X, whole genome shotgun sequence DNA contains the following:
- the Trappc3 gene encoding trafficking protein particle complex subunit 3, protein MSRQANRGTESKKMSSELFTLTYGALVTQLCKDYENDEDVNKQLDRMGYNIGVRLIEDFLARSNVGRCHDFRETADVIAKVAFKMYLGITPSITNWSPAGDEFSLILENNPLVDFVELPDNHSALIYSNLLCGVLRGALEMVQMAVEAKFVQDTLKGDGVTEIRMRFIRRIEDNLPAGEE, encoded by the exons AGTTCTGAGCTATTCACACTAACCTATGGAGCGCTTGTCACCCAGCTGTGCAAGGACTATGAAAATGACGAAGACGTGAATAAGCAGCTGGACAGAAT GGGCTATAACATTGGAGTCCGATTGATTGAAGATTTTTTGGCACGGTCAAATGTTGGAAGATGTCATGACTTTCGGGAAACTGCTGATGTCATTGCTAAG GTGGCATTCAAGATGTACCTGGGCATCACTCCAAGCATCACCAACTGGAGCCCAGCTGGAGATGAATTCTCCCTCATCTTGGAAAATAACCCGTTGGTGGACTTTGTGGAGCTTCCCGATAACCACTCGGCCCTCATTTACTCCAATCTCCTGTGTGGGGTGTTGCGGGGAGCCCTGGAGATG GTCCAGATGGCTGTGGAGGCCAAGTTTGTCCAGGACACTCTGAAGGGAGATGGCGTGACAGAAATCAGGATGAGGTTCATCAGGCGGATTGAAGACAATCTCCCAGCTGGAGAAGAGTAA